In Leptolyngbya sp. 'hensonii', the following are encoded in one genomic region:
- the thiD gene encoding bifunctional hydroxymethylpyrimidine kinase/phosphomethylpyrimidine kinase — protein MNPSFSSSIPVALTIAGSDSGGGAGIQADLRTFAFHKVHGTSALTCVTAQNTLGVNRVDALPPAAVAAQIEAVVTDIGVQAAKTGMLLNRDIIAIVADQVRGLGINNLVVDPVMVSRTGAQLIDDAAIALLRDALLPQAIVVTPNRYEAQILGGQTIRTLEDMQQVAVAIYHLGPKAVLVKGGAMSGELRGVDVWFDGCVLEVLRTRTVETTHTHGTGCTLSAAIAANLAKGRDLLAAVRLAKDYVTTALQYALPIGQGQGPVGHFFPLLRTAEDVLTSDT, from the coding sequence ATGAATCCCTCTTTTTCGTCATCGATTCCTGTGGCTCTGACGATCGCTGGTTCTGACAGCGGTGGTGGGGCAGGGATCCAGGCCGACCTCCGGACCTTTGCGTTTCACAAAGTTCATGGTACCAGTGCCCTCACCTGTGTCACGGCTCAAAATACGCTGGGGGTGAACCGGGTGGATGCCCTGCCCCCTGCAGCGGTAGCAGCCCAGATCGAAGCAGTGGTCACTGATATTGGGGTACAAGCTGCCAAAACGGGTATGCTTCTGAATCGGGACATCATTGCGATCGTGGCAGATCAGGTGCGGGGATTAGGAATTAACAATTTGGTGGTTGACCCCGTGATGGTCTCTCGTACCGGAGCCCAACTGATTGATGATGCCGCCATTGCCCTCCTGCGGGATGCGCTGCTGCCCCAGGCCATTGTCGTGACACCTAACCGCTATGAGGCTCAGATCCTGGGTGGGCAAACCATTCGCACTCTGGAAGACATGCAACAGGTGGCCGTTGCCATCTATCATCTGGGTCCCAAGGCAGTTTTGGTCAAAGGGGGCGCGATGTCTGGTGAGCTGAGGGGGGTAGATGTCTGGTTTGATGGCTGTGTTCTGGAAGTGCTGCGAACCAGGACTGTGGAAACAACCCATACCCACGGCACCGGATGTACCTTATCGGCTGCGATCGCAGCAAATCTGGCGAAGGGACGAGATTTACTGGCCGCTGTCCGGTTGGCCAAGGACTATGTGACCACAGCCCTGCAATACGCCCTGCCGATCGGGCAGGGGCAGGGACCCGTGGGGCATTTCTTTCCGCTGCTGCGGACCGCAGAAGATGTTCTGACCTCTGATACCTAA
- a CDS encoding MBL fold metallo-hydrolase, whose amino-acid sequence MSRIIAMKLTWIDLNTWILELSGQTLLIDPWLVDPLVFYGLPWLFRACHVIPPRYTPETLPPIDLILIAQGQDDHCHKPTLARLDRSIPLVVCPAAAAVVQDLGFTQVTVLAPGEVHQIGDRLLITAVPGAPTQPGVVENGYLLRDQITGMTLYYEPHLSPPDLAIEYPPDVVLAPVIGQTLPLLGQVIMGPQQSLELVKKLQPRYFVPTSLGTITQSGLLPLLIQSVGTVAEFRELLLAAELQTQLLVPNPGETLELG is encoded by the coding sequence GTGTCAAGAATTATTGCGATGAAATTAACCTGGATTGACCTGAATACCTGGATCCTGGAGTTGTCTGGACAGACCCTTCTCATTGATCCCTGGCTAGTAGATCCACTGGTATTCTACGGCCTTCCCTGGCTTTTCAGAGCCTGTCATGTTATCCCACCCCGCTACACTCCAGAAACCTTACCCCCGATCGATCTGATTTTGATTGCCCAGGGGCAGGATGATCACTGCCACAAACCAACCCTGGCACGGCTAGATCGAAGCATTCCCCTGGTCGTGTGCCCTGCTGCAGCCGCAGTAGTTCAAGATTTGGGCTTCACTCAAGTGACGGTGTTGGCTCCGGGGGAGGTGCATCAGATCGGCGATCGTCTGCTCATCACCGCCGTACCGGGAGCCCCCACCCAACCCGGTGTGGTTGAGAATGGTTACCTGCTCCGAGATCAGATCACTGGCATGACCCTTTACTACGAACCCCACCTGAGCCCCCCCGACCTGGCGATCGAATACCCTCCAGATGTAGTTTTGGCACCCGTGATTGGCCAGACTCTCCCCCTGTTGGGCCAGGTGATTATGGGGCCTCAGCAGTCTCTGGAATTGGTGAAAAAACTGCAACCCCGGTACTTTGTTCCAACCAGCCTGGGAACCATAACCCAAAGTGGGTTGCTGCCCTTGCTGATTCAATCCGTGGGCACTGTGGCTGAATTCCGAGAACTGCTGCTGGCAGCGGAGCTTCAGACTCAATTACTGGTTCCCAATCCTGGTGAAACCCTGGAATTGGGGTAA